One segment of Methanolinea mesophila DNA contains the following:
- a CDS encoding chloride channel protein, whose translation MQETEVCSGPAIKEGDEDKHPEGTGSKLWHIILIALIAIAFTAAFLTLYGALNNLIWFDNDFVAANRWTIPVGVMIFSLAVGLCQKYLHAPNEINGSFVESLKGEGAEINYRTFPGAFLSSIFSLLSGASIGPEGTIAVLVGDIASFTRQKLKFAVHSAGDALGFDVAAMASAFNGIIGSVLFTGIFATEFQVGGKKNALRFLTWNLLAGAIGYMFYAAIGLPAFAQAIPFSPIGDLHLVYILDAFLLGVLGALIAIFMGISMKGAGKLFDRVFGEKIMLRILGAGAIIAVVCYIFPEVMFSGEIQVRTLIDNPALFGVAMLLLFALLKILLLAVSFKGGYLGGPIFPILFSSTMIGLALSLVFPGVPVSILVLCIEVAAITLALGAPLTAILLVAVVGAADPHTVALLALSAVTAMILMQALTRFREKRGAGGEEAPGE comes from the coding sequence ATGCAGGAAACAGAAGTATGTTCGGGCCCGGCCATAAAAGAAGGGGATGAAGACAAGCACCCGGAGGGAACCGGATCAAAATTATGGCACATTATTCTCATCGCTCTCATCGCCATCGCCTTTACCGCTGCGTTCCTGACCCTCTACGGCGCATTGAACAACCTCATCTGGTTTGATAACGATTTTGTCGCCGCGAACCGGTGGACCATTCCTGTGGGAGTTATGATATTCTCGCTCGCAGTCGGGCTCTGCCAGAAATATCTCCATGCCCCCAACGAAATCAACGGCAGTTTCGTGGAATCTCTCAAGGGGGAGGGTGCGGAGATCAACTACCGGACCTTTCCCGGGGCGTTCCTTTCCTCGATCTTCTCGCTCCTTTCAGGGGCCAGCATCGGCCCGGAGGGGACTATCGCGGTCCTCGTCGGTGATATTGCGAGCTTCACCAGGCAGAAGCTGAAATTCGCGGTTCATTCGGCAGGGGATGCACTCGGTTTCGACGTCGCGGCCATGGCGTCCGCATTCAACGGCATTATAGGAAGCGTCCTGTTCACCGGTATCTTCGCGACCGAGTTCCAGGTGGGTGGGAAAAAGAACGCGCTGCGTTTTCTCACCTGGAACCTGCTCGCGGGCGCCATCGGGTACATGTTTTACGCCGCCATCGGGCTTCCCGCATTCGCCCAGGCGATCCCGTTTTCACCCATTGGAGATCTTCACCTGGTCTATATCCTCGATGCGTTCCTTCTCGGAGTGCTCGGGGCCCTGATTGCCATCTTTATGGGGATTTCCATGAAGGGTGCCGGCAAGTTATTCGACCGGGTTTTCGGGGAAAAAATTATGCTCAGGATCCTGGGAGCGGGAGCGATCATCGCCGTGGTATGCTACATCTTCCCGGAGGTAATGTTCTCCGGGGAGATCCAGGTCCGTACCCTGATCGATAACCCGGCGCTGTTCGGGGTTGCGATGCTGCTTCTCTTTGCGCTGCTGAAGATCCTGCTCCTCGCGGTCTCGTTCAAGGGCGGGTATCTTGGCGGACCAATCTTCCCGATCCTTTTCTCCTCCACGATGATCGGGCTTGCCCTATCCCTCGTGTTCCCCGGAGTCCCGGTCTCTATCCTGGTCCTGTGCATCGAAGTGGCCGCCATTACCCTTGCCCTGGGGGCGCCGCTCACGGCGATCCTCCTGGTCGCGGTCGTAGGGGCCGCCGATCCTCATACGGTTGCCTTGCTTGCCCTTTCTGCGGTAACTGCGATGATCCTCATGCAGGCACTCACGCGGTTCCGGGAGAAACGGGGTGCCGGAGGCGAGGAGGCACCGGGGGAATGA
- a CDS encoding DUF308 domain-containing protein, producing the protein MEETVGAEGARMMQFIPWWLVLIQGIILLIIGGYLIAYPLQTLFVLLIFLGAYWFVSGIFGIISAAMTKQDVAWKVVLGILGIIAGLIILTYPYYSTILILPLLAIVIGVWGLFMGFVYLFRGFATKDWGAVILGIIGIILGIIILGNTLVTAILLPYIMGGFAILGGIVAIIGSFMMRK; encoded by the coding sequence ATGGAAGAAACCGTGGGTGCCGAAGGCGCCCGTATGATGCAGTTCATTCCCTGGTGGCTCGTCCTTATCCAGGGAATCATCCTCCTGATTATCGGAGGATATCTCATCGCGTATCCGCTCCAGACGTTGTTCGTGCTGTTGATATTCCTCGGCGCGTACTGGTTCGTGAGCGGTATTTTCGGAATTATCAGCGCGGCGATGACGAAACAGGATGTCGCGTGGAAAGTGGTGCTCGGAATTCTCGGTATCATCGCCGGGCTGATCATACTGACCTATCCGTACTACAGCACGATTCTCATCCTCCCGCTGCTTGCCATCGTGATTGGGGTCTGGGGCCTGTTTATGGGATTCGTCTACCTCTTCCGGGGCTTTGCGACCAAGGACTGGGGAGCGGTGATCCTCGGTATCATCGGGATCATCCTGGGTATCATCATCCTCGGAAACACGCTGGTCACCGCGATTCTCCTCCCCTACATTATGGGTGGATTCGCCATCCTCGGCGGAATCGTGGCCATCATAGGCTCGTTCATGATGAGAAAATAA